One stretch of Saccharomonospora xinjiangensis XJ-54 DNA includes these proteins:
- a CDS encoding amylo-alpha-1,6-glucosidase: MTVTLVHGTSFCVCDDDGDFSGSRAEGAFYQDTRILSGWQLRIDGRPVEPITVQTPEPFHARFVGRAHSGEGEGESSLLVRRERYIGGGMREDLILRNYGRTKVTCTVSLRVTADFADVFEVKAGRIQEKGHHAVEVTGTGLHLTRYLDSTSRGVRITGQTLDDTVAEYSRDRVSFRVVVAGGEEWYASVGALPVIDGTPIIPLFPREHPVEHSRPAVLARRWREESPVLRYSDNRSLAHTLQRSREDLGALRMFDPDRPDDVAIAAGAPWFMALFGRDSLLASLMSLAIDPTLALGTVQTLAHHQGTKVDPDSEEEPGRILHEVRFGADVSLALGGSHIYFGTVDATPLFVMLLGELSRWGIGRDHVEALLGHADRALDWIDRYGDRDGDGFVEYHRATERGLINQGWKDSWDGVNFADGTIARSPIALCEVQGYVYAAFVARAELAENFGDREGSRYWRDRAGALRKRFNERFWLAELGRYALGLDGDKRPIDSVASNIGHCLWTGIVDESRAESVANSLLSTPMFSGWGIRTLSSEMGAYNPMSYHNGSVWPHDNALIAAGLMRYGFVEHAQRVAVAVFDAARAFDGRLPELMCGFDRSEYDTPVPYPTSCSPQAWASAAPVHLLRTLLRFQPSLPHRRLRVSPALPESFGALLIDDVPLGGSRISIEARGTEVRVGHLPSGIELVH, encoded by the coding sequence CGTCGGCCGCGCGCACTCCGGCGAGGGCGAGGGCGAGAGTTCCCTTCTCGTGCGCAGAGAACGCTACATCGGCGGAGGCATGCGCGAGGACCTCATCCTCCGCAACTACGGCCGCACCAAGGTCACCTGCACAGTCAGCCTGCGGGTGACCGCCGACTTCGCCGACGTGTTCGAGGTCAAAGCAGGCCGCATCCAGGAGAAGGGCCACCACGCGGTGGAGGTCACCGGCACTGGCCTGCACCTGACCCGCTATCTCGACTCCACCAGCAGGGGCGTGCGCATCACGGGACAGACCCTCGACGACACCGTCGCCGAGTACTCGCGCGACCGCGTGAGCTTCCGCGTCGTCGTCGCGGGAGGCGAGGAGTGGTACGCCTCCGTGGGAGCCCTTCCCGTCATCGACGGCACCCCGATCATCCCGCTGTTTCCCCGTGAACATCCCGTCGAACATTCGCGGCCTGCCGTGCTCGCCCGCCGCTGGCGCGAGGAAAGCCCCGTGCTGCGCTACTCCGACAACCGATCACTCGCGCACACCCTGCAACGCAGCAGGGAAGACCTCGGCGCACTGCGCATGTTCGACCCCGACCGGCCCGACGACGTCGCCATCGCAGCCGGAGCGCCGTGGTTCATGGCGCTCTTCGGCAGAGACTCGCTGCTCGCCTCCCTCATGTCGCTGGCGATCGACCCCACACTCGCGCTCGGCACCGTGCAGACCCTCGCGCACCACCAGGGCACCAAGGTGGACCCGGACAGCGAGGAGGAGCCGGGCCGCATCCTGCACGAGGTGCGTTTCGGTGCGGACGTCTCACTCGCCCTCGGCGGCAGCCACATCTACTTCGGCACCGTGGACGCCACACCGCTGTTTGTGATGCTGCTCGGCGAACTCAGCCGCTGGGGCATCGGAAGGGACCACGTCGAGGCACTGCTCGGGCACGCCGACCGCGCGCTCGACTGGATCGACCGCTACGGCGACCGCGACGGCGACGGCTTCGTCGAGTACCACCGCGCCACCGAACGCGGTCTGATCAACCAGGGCTGGAAGGACTCCTGGGACGGCGTGAACTTCGCCGACGGCACCATCGCCCGCTCCCCGATCGCGCTGTGCGAGGTGCAGGGTTACGTCTACGCGGCGTTCGTGGCAAGGGCTGAGCTGGCCGAGAACTTCGGCGACCGCGAAGGAAGCCGGTACTGGCGCGACCGCGCAGGCGCGCTGAGAAAACGATTCAACGAACGATTCTGGCTCGCAGAACTCGGTCGTTACGCGCTCGGTCTCGACGGCGACAAACGCCCCATCGACTCCGTAGCGTCGAATATCGGTCACTGTCTGTGGACGGGAATTGTGGACGAGTCCCGCGCCGAGTCGGTCGCGAATTCACTTCTATCCACCCCGATGTTCAGCGGATGGGGAATTCGCACGCTCTCCTCCGAGATGGGTGCCTACAACCCGATGAGCTACCACAACGGTTCCGTGTGGCCGCACGACAACGCGCTCATCGCCGCGGGACTCATGCGTTACGGCTTCGTCGAGCACGCCCAGCGGGTCGCCGTCGCCGTCTTCGACGCGGCGCGGGCGTTCGACGGAAGACTTCCCGAACTGATGTGCGGCTTCGACAGGTCCGAGTACGACACCCCCGTGCCCTACCCCACGTCGTGCTCACCGCAGGCGTGGGCATCGGCCGCTCCGGTGCACCTCCTGCGCACCCTGCTGCGGTTCCAGCCCTCACTTCCCCACCGCAGGCTCCGGGTTTCCCCCGCACTTCCGGAATCATTCGGAGCGTTACTGATCGATGACGTTCCGCTCGGAGGAAGCCGCATTTCCATCGAAGCGCGGGGAACCGAAGTCAGAGTCGGACATCTGCCTTCGGGGATCGAATTGGTTCATTAG
- a CDS encoding glycosyltransferase family 4 protein: MSQPRIAMIAPPWFELPPTAYGGIEAMASDLIEQLTLRGLDITLVGVGRNGTPADFVPTYDTPNENRLGQVLPEVTHAAALTEIIEKIDPDVVHDHSLAGPLMARGRTVPTVLTAHGPVNGEMGQYYRGLGDSVQLVAVSDAQRRLSPDLNWVGTVHNAVRVERFPFSEDKDDYALFLGRACREKGIPQAIAAARRAGIHLKIAAKCREPEEKAYFDREIVPLLGDGVEWLGEADRARKVELLRSARCLVFPVCWEEPFGIVMVEAMACGTPVVGFRRGSVPEVVTHGRTGYVCDDVESLATAIGRVGELSPHDCRREAELRFDVDMMADRYARIYRSVL; the protein is encoded by the coding sequence ATGAGTCAACCGAGAATCGCCATGATCGCTCCCCCGTGGTTCGAACTTCCGCCCACCGCCTACGGTGGCATCGAGGCCATGGCCAGCGATCTCATCGAACAACTCACCCTCCGAGGACTCGACATCACACTCGTCGGCGTCGGCCGCAACGGAACTCCGGCCGACTTCGTGCCCACGTACGACACGCCGAACGAGAACCGGCTCGGCCAGGTGCTGCCCGAGGTGACCCACGCCGCGGCTCTCACCGAGATCATCGAGAAGATCGACCCGGACGTCGTCCACGACCACAGCCTCGCAGGCCCGCTCATGGCGCGCGGCAGGACCGTGCCGACCGTCCTCACCGCGCACGGACCCGTGAACGGGGAGATGGGCCAGTACTACCGAGGTCTCGGCGACAGCGTGCAACTCGTCGCCGTGTCCGACGCGCAGCGGCGGCTCTCCCCCGACCTCAACTGGGTCGGCACCGTCCACAATGCTGTGCGCGTCGAACGGTTCCCGTTCAGTGAGGACAAGGACGACTACGCGCTCTTCCTCGGCAGAGCCTGCCGCGAGAAGGGAATCCCGCAGGCCATCGCCGCGGCGAGGAGGGCGGGAATCCACCTCAAGATCGCCGCGAAATGCCGTGAACCCGAGGAGAAGGCGTACTTCGACCGCGAGATCGTGCCACTGCTCGGCGACGGCGTCGAATGGCTCGGCGAAGCCGACCGCGCCCGCAAGGTGGAACTGCTCCGCTCCGCCCGCTGCCTCGTCTTCCCCGTCTGCTGGGAGGAACCCTTCGGCATCGTCATGGTCGAGGCCATGGCCTGCGGCACGCCGGTCGTCGGATTCCGCAGAGGCTCGGTTCCCGAGGTCGTCACCCACGGCCGCACCGGCTACGTGTGCGACGACGTCGAGAGCCTGGCGACCGCCATCGGGCGAGTCGGCGAACTCTCACCTCACGACTGCCGCAGAGAGGCCGAACTCCGCTTCGACGTTGACATGATGGCCGACCGCTACGCCCGGATCTACCGGTCCGTGCTCTGA
- a CDS encoding DUF6351 family protein → MRRDSTRWSAASVAVVSLLSTLVVALSPAESRADDGDALSLRVLSGRADMVTAGDALLQVTVAEGLPLRAVTVRLDGSDITDLFTVDSRDRTLMGRVTGLREGSNEVVASVPGRGRPRSELTVVNHPGEGPVFSGPHQQPFACETTRFRLPVIGGTLGEPIDENCSIETRVDHFYRTTGGVFAPWPPDATTYPDDLATTTTSVGDRVPYVVRMETGTLNRGIYQMTVLHDPLIEPEPGPASRPSAWNGRVIYTLGGGCVNGWYRQGNSTGGVTDDFMLGRGYGVMSSSLNVYGANCADVTAAETAMMVKERFVERHGPIEHTIGFGCSGGAYQAHQIADNYPGIFDGIIVGCSFPEVGFGTVNFITDAWLLHEYFTGTGLDWSPEQKRAVTGFLRYETAPNVAAGARRISPTAFCDMVPADQRYHPETNPGGVRCGVYDHAVNVYGRDPETGFARRPLDNVGIQYGLAALNDGTITPEQFLDLNGTVGGFDNDANLVPRRTHGDRDAIRIAYRTGRLTSGGGGLGSIPIIDYRAYTDDRPNGDIHVRYHTFSMRERLRAANGSAANHVSLLEDNRYGGFSTRSPLLRSAIEGMDSWLTTLDRSGEAPFDIDEIAEAKPATLREGCLSRDTEPVFVAQPLDRDPASECEQWYPSASFPREVAGENVAADVIKCDLKAVDPADYAVAFTGEQWQRLLETFPDGVCDYSRPGAEQQGLMGTWLRYPVAGVARGVGVDPQSTDR, encoded by the coding sequence ATGAGACGTGATTCGACACGGTGGAGTGCCGCCTCCGTGGCGGTGGTGTCGCTGCTGTCCACGCTGGTCGTCGCGCTCTCGCCTGCCGAGAGCCGGGCCGACGACGGCGATGCGCTGTCGTTGCGGGTGCTGTCGGGCAGGGCTGACATGGTGACAGCGGGCGACGCGCTGCTCCAGGTCACGGTGGCGGAGGGGTTGCCGTTGCGGGCCGTCACCGTGCGGCTGGATGGCTCTGACATCACCGATCTATTCACAGTGGACAGTCGGGACCGCACGCTGATGGGCCGGGTGACCGGCCTGCGCGAGGGCTCCAACGAGGTGGTGGCGTCCGTGCCGGGGCGAGGGCGGCCTCGTAGCGAACTGACCGTCGTCAACCACCCGGGGGAAGGGCCGGTCTTCTCCGGCCCGCACCAGCAGCCGTTCGCCTGCGAGACGACGCGTTTCCGCCTTCCGGTCATCGGCGGCACGCTCGGCGAGCCGATCGACGAGAACTGTTCGATCGAGACACGGGTGGACCATTTCTACCGCACCACGGGCGGGGTTTTCGCGCCGTGGCCTCCCGATGCCACCACCTACCCCGACGACCTCGCCACCACCACGACGTCCGTCGGCGACCGCGTTCCCTACGTGGTGAGGATGGAGACCGGCACGCTCAACCGGGGCATCTACCAGATGACGGTGCTGCACGATCCGCTCATCGAACCGGAACCGGGCCCCGCCTCCCGGCCATCGGCGTGGAACGGCCGGGTGATCTACACCCTCGGCGGGGGTTGCGTGAACGGCTGGTACCGGCAGGGCAACAGCACCGGCGGGGTGACCGACGACTTCATGCTCGGCAGGGGATACGGCGTCATGTCGTCGTCGCTGAACGTCTACGGCGCCAACTGCGCCGACGTCACGGCGGCGGAAACGGCGATGATGGTGAAGGAACGCTTCGTCGAGCGGCACGGCCCGATTGAGCACACCATCGGATTCGGCTGTTCGGGAGGCGCTTACCAGGCGCATCAGATCGCCGACAACTACCCCGGGATCTTCGACGGCATCATCGTGGGCTGCTCGTTCCCCGAGGTGGGCTTCGGCACGGTCAACTTCATCACCGACGCCTGGCTGCTGCACGAGTACTTCACCGGAACGGGCCTCGACTGGTCGCCGGAACAGAAGCGCGCGGTCACGGGATTCCTGCGCTACGAAACGGCTCCGAACGTGGCGGCGGGCGCGCGACGGATCTCGCCGACGGCGTTCTGCGACATGGTGCCCGCCGACCAGCGGTACCACCCGGAGACCAATCCCGGCGGCGTGCGCTGCGGCGTGTACGACCACGCGGTCAACGTGTACGGCCGCGATCCGGAAACCGGGTTCGCGCGAAGGCCGCTCGACAACGTCGGCATCCAGTACGGTCTCGCGGCACTCAACGACGGCACCATCACGCCCGAGCAGTTCCTCGACCTCAACGGCACCGTCGGTGGCTTCGACAACGACGCCAACCTCGTGCCCCGGCGCACGCACGGCGACCGCGACGCGATCAGGATCGCCTACCGGACAGGTCGGCTCACGAGCGGCGGCGGCGGACTCGGCAGCATCCCGATCATCGACTACCGCGCCTACACCGACGACCGCCCCAACGGCGACATCCACGTGCGCTACCACACCTTCTCGATGCGGGAGCGGCTCCGTGCGGCCAACGGTTCGGCCGCCAATCACGTCAGCCTGCTCGAGGACAACCGCTACGGCGGGTTCAGCACCCGAAGTCCGTTGCTGCGCAGTGCCATCGAGGGCATGGATAGCTGGTTGACCACGTTGGACAGATCAGGCGAGGCTCCTTTCGACATCGACGAGATCGCCGAGGCGAAACCCGCGACGTTGCGGGAGGGCTGCCTCTCCCGCGATACGGAGCCGGTCTTCGTGGCGCAGCCACTGGACCGTGATCCGGCCAGCGAGTGTGAGCAGTGGTATCCCTCGGCCTCCTTCCCCCGTGAGGTCGCGGGGGAGAACGTGGCGGCCGACGTCATCAAGTGCGACCTCAAGGCAGTGGACCCTGCCGACTACGCCGTCGCCTTCACCGGCGAGCAGTGGCAACGACTGCTGGAAACCTTTCCCGACGGGGTCTGCGACTACTCCCGGCCGGGTGCCGAGCAGCAAGGCCTGATGGGCACGTGGCTGCGGTACCCGGTGGCGGGTGTGGCCAGGGGGGTGGGGGTGGACCCTCAGAGCACGGACCGGTAG
- the ligD gene encoding non-homologous end-joining DNA ligase has product MLAVSGDVPEGEDWAYEWKWDGVRAIVGVGGGKVRIHSRNLREITATYPELHALTSLTRASLLLDGEIVTLDEHGRPSFGRLQSRMHVHVPSARLLRKVPVHYYVFDLLVMGSENTCGLPYRVRRERLTALGLTASPTVHTPEHYTHVSGAELLGVAAQHGLEGVVAKRLDSIYRPGMRSRSWVKTPLRATQEVVVGGWVSGEGRRSGTLGALLLGAYTADGSLCYVGHVGTGFTEAALADLLARLRPLARPSSPFATPVPRDRARHAHWVEPALVGEVEHRQWTTDRRLRHPSWRGLRPDRDPHEITVPPPA; this is encoded by the coding sequence ATGCTCGCCGTGTCCGGTGACGTGCCGGAAGGCGAGGACTGGGCCTACGAGTGGAAGTGGGACGGTGTCCGCGCGATCGTGGGCGTCGGAGGCGGAAAGGTGCGCATCCACTCCCGCAACCTCCGCGAGATCACCGCGACGTATCCCGAACTGCACGCCCTCACCAGCCTCACCCGCGCCAGCCTGCTGCTGGACGGGGAGATCGTGACGCTCGACGAACACGGCCGCCCCAGCTTCGGGCGCCTCCAGTCCCGCATGCACGTCCACGTGCCCTCGGCACGCCTGCTGCGGAAGGTACCCGTCCACTACTACGTATTCGACCTGCTCGTCATGGGCAGCGAGAACACGTGCGGCCTGCCCTATCGCGTGCGCAGGGAAAGGCTCACCGCGCTCGGCCTGACCGCCTCGCCCACCGTCCACACGCCGGAGCACTACACGCACGTCTCCGGCGCCGAACTGCTCGGTGTCGCCGCACAACACGGACTCGAAGGCGTGGTGGCCAAACGGCTCGACTCGATCTACCGGCCCGGTATGCGGTCGCGGAGCTGGGTGAAGACACCGCTGCGGGCCACGCAGGAAGTGGTTGTCGGCGGTTGGGTCTCCGGTGAGGGCCGCCGGTCGGGCACGCTGGGAGCGCTCCTGCTCGGCGCCTACACCGCCGACGGCTCGCTCTGCTACGTCGGGCACGTCGGCACGGGGTTCACCGAGGCCGCGCTGGCGGACCTGCTCGCCCGGCTCCGCCCGCTCGCCCGGCCCTCCAGCCCGTTCGCCACCCCCGTTCCCCGCGACAGGGCCCGCCACGCGCACTGGGTGGAACCCGCTCTGGTGGGCGAGGTCGAGCACCGGCAGTGGACCACCGACCGGAGGCTGCGGCACCCGTCGTGGCGGGGACTGCGCCCCGATCGCGACCCGCACGAGATCACGGTGCCCCCGCCCGCGTAG
- a CDS encoding GAP family protein: protein MTWGMLAGLAGLAVVDSTSVGTLAVPLWLMLRLGEPVRPVLVYLATLAGFYWLVGLALVFGLDHLEPVGAALASSTPVTWAQLALGVALFLAGLRLDRRRAGAASRPARWRNRVTGDAMPDRKAVGLALGAGVVEIASMLPYLAAIGLLSAGGVAPATASAILAGYAGLMIVPGLGALVALRCARGRAERALDRLRRFLESRGDQVLGWVLLVVGFSLTGDAVQRLELFD from the coding sequence ATGACCTGGGGGATGCTGGCAGGACTTGCCGGCCTCGCCGTAGTGGACAGCACCAGCGTGGGAACGCTCGCCGTGCCGTTGTGGCTGATGCTGCGGCTCGGCGAGCCGGTACGCCCTGTGCTCGTGTACCTGGCGACGCTCGCCGGGTTCTACTGGCTCGTCGGGCTCGCGCTGGTGTTCGGCCTCGATCACCTCGAACCCGTCGGCGCGGCGCTGGCGTCGAGCACGCCGGTCACCTGGGCGCAGCTGGCGCTTGGTGTGGCACTGTTTCTCGCCGGTCTCCGCCTCGATCGCCGACGAGCCGGGGCCGCGTCGCGCCCGGCGCGGTGGCGCAACCGCGTCACAGGAGATGCCATGCCGGATCGGAAGGCGGTGGGGCTGGCACTCGGCGCCGGGGTCGTGGAGATCGCCTCGATGCTGCCGTACCTGGCGGCGATCGGGCTGCTGTCGGCAGGGGGCGTCGCTCCGGCGACGGCCTCGGCCATCCTCGCAGGCTACGCCGGGCTGATGATCGTGCCGGGACTCGGTGCGCTCGTCGCCCTCCGGTGCGCGCGGGGCAGGGCCGAGCGCGCACTCGACCGGCTGCGGCGCTTCCTGGAATCGCGTGGTGACCAGGTTCTCGGCTGGGTGCTGCTGGTGGTCGGCTTCTCCCTCACGGGTGACGCGGTACAGCGGCTGGAACTCTTCGATTGA
- a CDS encoding TetR/AcrR family transcriptional regulator, with protein MPKVVDHEQRRQELAQALWRVVDRAGFEGATVRAVATEANWSMGALRYYFDSQQRLLHFAVEILIERIGDRLRAHLGAGITGPELARRLMEEFLPLDSDRGVEVTVWLAALERARTDPHLAALRRQSWEGTRQVCRLAIVELRGAGRPDNSAKPLRPRALEDAAAALHVYLDGLTLHASRYPEQNPPGVVREALHTYLAALAG; from the coding sequence ATGCCCAAGGTCGTGGACCACGAACAGCGAAGACAGGAGCTGGCCCAGGCTCTGTGGCGGGTGGTGGACAGGGCAGGGTTCGAGGGGGCCACCGTTCGCGCCGTCGCCACGGAGGCCAACTGGTCGATGGGCGCGCTGCGGTACTACTTCGACTCCCAGCAACGGCTGCTGCACTTCGCCGTGGAAATCCTGATCGAGCGCATCGGCGACCGGCTCAGGGCGCATCTCGGCGCCGGGATCACCGGACCCGAACTCGCCCGCCGCCTGATGGAGGAGTTCCTGCCGCTCGACAGCGACCGCGGGGTCGAGGTCACCGTCTGGCTCGCGGCGCTGGAGCGGGCCCGCACCGACCCCCACCTCGCCGCGCTGCGCAGGCAGTCCTGGGAGGGAACCCGCCAGGTGTGCCGACTCGCGATCGTCGAGTTACGCGGAGCCGGGCGCCCGGACAACTCGGCGAAACCGCTGCGCCCCCGCGCGCTGGAGGACGCGGCCGCAGCGCTGCACGTCTACCTCGACGGCCTCACCCTGCACGCCAGCCGCTACCCCGAGCAGAACCCGCCGGGAGTCGTCCGTGAGGCACTGCACACCTACCTCGCCGCACTGGCAGGCTGA
- a CDS encoding LysR family transcriptional regulator: MLERHEIETFLTLAEELHFGRTAERLHVTTGRVSHVVKKLERGIGAPLFERTSRRVRLTAIGERLADDLAPLVAGIEEALRRATDAGRGVSGELTVAFLGEWGAPVVSAVAGLFSRRHPDCTVRVVEVQLSGSRASLLDGSVDLLLASYPFDGMARGPALLTERRLLAVAQRHPLACRESVSLEVLGDHPVVQYPAVTSAAFKRDRTPERTPSGRPVPAGPAGATFSEMLSLVAMGHGVLPVGEDTQHYYPRPDLAYVPIHDAPPIERGFVWLESNTTARVREFVRTASDTILNGQSRVTEAGQPASAAR, from the coding sequence ATGCTGGAGCGGCACGAGATCGAGACGTTTCTGACGCTCGCCGAGGAGTTGCACTTCGGCCGCACGGCGGAGCGGCTGCACGTCACAACGGGCCGCGTGAGCCACGTCGTCAAGAAGCTGGAACGCGGTATCGGCGCGCCGCTGTTCGAGCGCACCAGCCGCAGAGTCCGGCTGACCGCGATCGGCGAACGTCTCGCCGACGACCTGGCGCCGCTGGTCGCGGGCATCGAGGAGGCGTTGCGGAGAGCCACCGACGCGGGAAGGGGAGTGTCGGGTGAGCTGACCGTGGCGTTCTTGGGGGAGTGGGGAGCGCCGGTGGTGAGCGCGGTCGCCGGTCTGTTCTCCCGCCGTCACCCCGACTGCACGGTGCGGGTGGTGGAGGTGCAACTGTCGGGCAGCAGGGCGAGCCTGCTCGACGGCTCGGTGGATCTGCTGCTGGCGTCGTACCCGTTCGACGGCATGGCCAGGGGCCCGGCGCTGCTCACCGAGCGCAGGCTGCTGGCCGTGGCGCAGCGGCATCCCCTTGCCTGCCGCGAGTCCGTGTCGCTGGAGGTGCTGGGCGATCACCCTGTGGTGCAGTACCCGGCCGTGACCTCCGCCGCGTTCAAGCGCGACCGGACTCCGGAGCGGACGCCGTCGGGAAGACCGGTCCCCGCAGGGCCTGCGGGAGCCACGTTCTCCGAGATGCTGTCGCTGGTCGCGATGGGCCACGGCGTGTTGCCGGTCGGCGAGGACACCCAGCACTACTACCCGCGCCCCGACCTGGCGTATGTGCCGATCCACGACGCGCCGCCGATCGAACGCGGTTTCGTCTGGCTGGAGTCGAACACGACGGCGCGGGTGCGCGAATTCGTGCGCACGGCGTCGGACACCATCCTGAATGGGCAGTCGAGGGTCACGGAGGCGGGTCAGCCTGCCAGTGCGGCGAGGTAG
- a CDS encoding DUF1801 domain-containing protein: MTTLTTTSSPATTAGSVASLAPPLRRVAEPLCSLIDEALPEATSALWHGHPTWSLGDKPGRRPVCLVKAHSATVTFGLWRGRQVTDEPGRLRAGARMMASVKLAGVSEIARALFTDWRRQAYSLEEK; the protein is encoded by the coding sequence ATGACAACCCTGACCACGACAAGCAGCCCGGCCACCACAGCGGGCTCTGTGGCCTCGCTGGCGCCGCCGCTACGGCGGGTCGCCGAACCACTGTGCTCACTCATCGACGAGGCGCTGCCCGAAGCGACGAGTGCGCTGTGGCACGGACACCCGACGTGGAGTCTCGGCGACAAGCCGGGCAGACGCCCCGTGTGCCTGGTCAAGGCACACTCGGCGACGGTCACGTTCGGACTGTGGCGGGGACGGCAGGTGACCGACGAGCCGGGGCGGCTGCGGGCCGGCGCCCGCATGATGGCGTCGGTGAAGCTCGCCGGCGTCTCCGAGATCGCCCGCGCGTTGTTCACCGACTGGCGGCGCCAGGCCTACTCACTGGAGGAGAAATGA
- a CDS encoding VOC family protein, producing MSTKSIVRVTGFDHLVLTVADVERSLAFYTGVLGLEPVRVDEWRAGRAPFPSVRIDRGTILDLVHGPRGEANMDHLCLVVAPLDWQEVIDSGVFTVEEGPVPRFGARGTGQSIYVRDPDGNSVELRYYPQDTQDT from the coding sequence ATGAGCACCAAGAGCATTGTCCGGGTGACCGGGTTCGACCACCTTGTCCTCACCGTGGCCGACGTGGAACGTTCCCTCGCCTTCTACACCGGTGTCCTCGGCCTCGAACCGGTGAGAGTGGACGAATGGCGGGCGGGACGAGCACCGTTCCCGTCGGTACGGATCGACCGAGGGACCATCCTCGACCTCGTCCACGGGCCGCGCGGTGAGGCCAACATGGATCACCTCTGCCTCGTCGTGGCCCCGCTCGACTGGCAGGAGGTCATCGACTCCGGGGTGTTCACCGTCGAGGAGGGACCGGTGCCGCGATTCGGGGCACGCGGCACCGGCCAGTCGATCTATGTGCGGGACCCTGACGGCAACTCGGTCGAGTTGCGGTACTACCCGCAGGACACCCAGGACACCTGA
- a CDS encoding PhzF family phenazine biosynthesis isomerase, with translation MTGTSAASATSSSGVEVLRYAAFTTDPSGGNPAGVVCEAEGLADADMLAVAAEVGYSETAFVTGGDSQRRRFRLRYFSPKAEVAFCGHATVATSVELGRRLGPGRLDFTTNAGEISVDVTASGGDVPRATLTSVPTSSREAGDAVVDAALAALRWSRADLDPRFPPHVAFGGNDHLVLAAASRERLADLDYDFDALGDLMRAEGWTTVHLFCPGEPGEFHARNPFPVGGVVEDAATGAAAAAFGGYLRQLGYVTAATTYLVHQGEDMGRPSELRVEVDPADPRVRVSGQAVVIPA, from the coding sequence ATGACAGGGACATCAGCGGCATCGGCGACATCATCGTCCGGCGTGGAGGTGCTGCGCTACGCGGCGTTCACCACCGACCCCTCGGGGGGAAACCCGGCAGGGGTCGTGTGCGAGGCCGAGGGGCTGGCCGACGCGGACATGCTCGCGGTGGCCGCCGAGGTCGGATACTCGGAAACCGCGTTCGTCACCGGCGGCGACTCGCAGCGGCGGCGGTTCAGGCTGCGGTACTTCAGCCCGAAGGCGGAGGTGGCGTTCTGCGGGCACGCCACCGTGGCGACCTCGGTGGAACTCGGACGCAGGCTCGGCCCTGGACGGCTCGACTTCACCACCAACGCGGGCGAGATCTCCGTGGACGTCACCGCGAGCGGCGGCGACGTCCCTCGTGCCACGCTCACCAGCGTGCCCACGTCGTCCCGTGAGGCCGGGGACGCGGTGGTTGACGCGGCGCTGGCCGCCCTGCGCTGGTCACGAGCCGACCTCGACCCGCGATTCCCGCCTCACGTGGCGTTCGGCGGCAACGACCACCTCGTGCTGGCCGCGGCCTCGCGGGAGCGGCTGGCCGACCTCGACTACGACTTCGACGCGCTCGGTGATCTGATGCGTGCCGAAGGCTGGACCACCGTGCACCTGTTCTGCCCCGGTGAGCCGGGCGAGTTCCATGCCAGGAACCCGTTCCCCGTGGGCGGTGTCGTGGAGGACGCCGCCACCGGAGCGGCTGCCGCGGCGTTCGGCGGCTACCTTCGGCAGCTCGGGTACGTCACCGCCGCCACGACCTACCTCGTCCACCAGGGCGAGGACATGGGACGGCCGAGCGAACTGCGGGTCGAGGTGGACCCGGCCGATCCGCGGGTGCGCGTCAGCGGTCAGGCCGTCGTCATCCCGGCCTGA